Proteins from a genomic interval of Lolium perenne isolate Kyuss_39 chromosome 1, Kyuss_2.0, whole genome shotgun sequence:
- the LOC127302889 gene encoding benzyl alcohol O-benzoyltransferase gives MAGSAASLKFTVRRKAPELVAPAGPTPRELKRLSDIDDQDGLRFHIPVIQFYRRDSSMSGRDPAAVIRDAVARALVHYYPFAGRLRELEGRKLAVDCTGEGVLFIEADADVRLEHFGDALQPPFPGLEELVFDVPGSSEVLGTPLLLFQVTRLSCGGFILAVRLMHTMSDAQGLVQFLTAVAELARGAAVPSVRPVWGRELLEARNPPRPGFAHREYDEVPDTNGTIIPLDDMAHRSFFFGAKEVAAIRSHLAPGLRKRATTFEVLTGCLWKCRTVALAPDTDEEMRMICIVNARGGKGKESAIPSGYYGNAFAFPVAVSAAGELCARPLSYAVRLVKEAKGEVDGEYMRSVADLMVQRGRPHFTVVRAYLASDVTKAGFGDLDFGWGRPVYGGPAKGGVGAIPGVASFLIPFKNAKGEDGIVIPMCLPGPAMDKFVEEMGKLLRPAAVDVAEMFPAMIKSAL, from the exons ATGGCGGGCTCGGCGGCGTCGTTGAAGTTCACGGTGCGGAGGAAGGCGCCCGAGCTGGTGGCGCCGGCGGGGCCGACGCCGCGGGAACTGAAGCGgctctcggacatcgacgaccagGACGGTCTGCGTTTCCACATCCCCGTCATCCAGTTCTACCGCCGCGACTCGTCCATGAGTGGCAGGGACCCCGCGGCGGTGATCCGCGACGCCGTGGCCAGGGCGCTCGTGCACTATTACCCGTTCGCCGGCCGGCTGAGGGAGCTCGAGGGCCGCAAGCTCGCCGTCGACTGTACCGGCGAGGGCGTGCTGTTCATCGAGGCTGACGCCGACGTTCGCCTCGAGCACTTCGGCGACGCCCTGCAGCCGCCCTTCCCGGGGCTCGAGGAGCTCGTCTTCGACGTCCCCGGCTCGTCCGAGGTCCTTGGCACGCCGCTCCTCCTCTTCCAG GTAACACGGCTGTCGTGCGGAGGCTTCATCCTGGCGGTGCGGCTGATGCACACGATGTCAGACGCGCAGGGGCTGGTGCAATTCCTGACCGCCGTGGCTGAGCTGGCGCGGGGCGCCGCCGTGCCGTCGGTGCGCCCGGTGTGGGGACGCGAGCTGCTGGAGGCGCGGAACCCGCCGCGTCCTGGCTTCGCGCACCGGGAGTACGACGAGGTGCCGGACACCAACGGGACCATCATTCCGCTCGACGACATGGCGCACCGTTCTTTCTTCTTCGGGGCCAAGGAGGTCGCCGCCATCCGTTCCCACCTGGCGCCGGGCCTCCGGAAGCGCGCCACCACGTTCGAGGTCCTCACGGGCTGCCTATGGAAGTGCCGCACCGTGGCACTGGCCCCCGACACCGACGAGGAGATGCGGATGATCTGCATCGTCAACGCCCGCGGCGGCAAGGGCAAGGAGAGCGCCATCCCGAGCGGGTACTATGGCAACGCGTTCGCGTTTCCGGTGGCCGTGTCGGCCGCGGGCGAGCTGTGCGCGAGGCCCCTGAGCTACGCCGTGCGGCTGGTTAAGGAGGCCAAGGGGGAGGTGGACGGCGAGTACATGAGGTCGGTCGCGGACCTGATGGTGCAGCGCGGGCGGCCGCACTTCACGGTGGTGCGCGCGTACCTGGCGTCGGACGTCACCAAGGCCGGCTTCGGCGACCTGGACTTCGGGTGGGGCAGGCCTGTGTACGGCGGTCCGGCCAAGGGCGGCGTGGGCGCCATACCCGGCGTGGCCAGCTTCCTCATCCCGTTTAAGAACGCCAAGGGCGAGGACGGCATCGTGATTCCAATGTGCCTGCCCGGCCCCGCCATGGACAAGTTCGTGGAGGAGATGGGCAAGCTGCTGCGCCCTGCGGCCGTCGACGTCGCCGAAATGTTCCCCGCCATGATCAAATCTGCGCTCTGA